One region of Oryza sativa Japonica Group chromosome 5, ASM3414082v1 genomic DNA includes:
- the LOC4339463 gene encoding glucosamine inositolphosphorylceramide transferase 1 encodes MAGRRAMRPSGSSMRGVVARLAAARSPAVSFLVAAAAGAALVGGVYFWLVVSSFRLPDSRAVGCLPDGEGSWAIGMYYGKSPLELRPIELEGRSNGNSSAWPVANPVLTCATPTEGGYPSNFVADPFLYVQGDTLFLFFETKTVSTMQGDIGVARSLDQGATWEFLGIALDEAWHLSYPFVFKYENEIYMMPEGNKKKELRLYRATKFPLEWTLEKVLIDKPLIDSSLVQYDGLWWLFASDFTRHGIEKNAELEIWYSNSPLGPWSEHKQNPIYRSDKSLGARNGGRLFIFEGSLYRPGQDCSGTYGRKVKLYKIEKLTKEEYKEVPVNLGIEEAKKGRNAWNGMRYHHIDAQQLASGGWVAVMDGDRVPSGDSTRRSLFGYMGFLVAVALVTFVGFVKGAISCYIPPSFWVPLTRRSELSRILPVHRFNLKIRRYSTSIGRNISATKARLSEKTWSNTLFFCVIALIGIVNVCIAVHFLLGGNGAEEAYTHQGQHSQFTMVTMTYEARLWNLKLFVEHYSRCESVREIVVVWNKGNHPTSDAFDSTVPVRIRVEEINSLNNRFRGDPLIKTRAVLELDDDIMMTCSDVEKGFKVWREHPERMVGFYPRMIDGDPLQYRNERYARGKKGYNLILTGAAFMDSEFAFSKYWSQEAKEGRDYVHKNFNCEDLLMNFLYANASSSRTVEYVHPAWAIDTSKLSSVAISRDTQKHYDIRTKCLAKFASIYGPLPQKWLFGMREDGWDK; translated from the exons ATGGCGGGGCGGCGAGCTATGAGGCCGAGCGGCAGCAGCATGCGTGGGGTGGTGGCGCGGCTGGCCGCCGCGCGGTCGCCGGCCGTGTCGttcctggtggcggcggcggcgggcgcggcgctcGTCGGAGGGGTGTACTTCTGGCTGGTGGTCTCGTCGTTCCGCCTCCCCGACTCCCGCGCCGTTGGGTGCTTGCCTGATGGCGAGGGGTCGTGGGCGATCGGGATGTACTACGGGAAGAGCCCCCTCGAGCTCCGCCCCATCGAGCTG GAAGGGAGGAGCAATGGGAACAGCTCGGCGTGGCCGGTGGCGAACCCCGTGCTGACCTGCGCGACCCCGACGGAAGGCGGGTACCCGAGCAACTTCGTCGCTGACCCGTTCCTCTACGTGCAG GGGGACACACTCTTTCTGTTCTTTGAAACAAAAACAGTAAGCACAATGCAAGGTGATATTGGTGTTGCAAGAAGCTTGGATCAAGGTGCAACATGGGAATTTCTTGGTATTGCTTTAGATGAGGCATGGCATCTGTCATACCCGTTCGTGTTCAAATATGAGAATGAG ATTTATATGATGCCAGAGGGGAACAAAAAGAAGGAGCTACGACTTTATCGAGCTACTAAGTTTCCTCTTGAATGGACATTGGAGAAGGTGCTCATTGATAAGCCACTTATTGATTCCTCATTAGTTCAATATGATGGACTGTGGTGGCTGTTTGCCTCAGATTTTACACGGCATGGTATAGAAAAGAATGCAGAGCTTGAAATTTGGTACAGCAACTCACCTCTTGGTCCTTGGAGTGAACATAAGCAAAACCCTATTTACAGATCTGACAAAAGTTTAGGAGCTCGAAACGGTGGAAGGCTATTCATCTTTGAAGGGTCATTGTATCGTCCAGGGCAGGATTGCAGTGGTACCTATGGACGGAAGGTTAAGCTGTACAAGATTGAAAAGCTAACTAAGGAAGAATACAAAGAGGTTCCGGTAAATCTTGGAATCGAAGAGGCAAAGAAAGGGAGGAATGCTTGGAATGGTATGAGGTACCATCACATAGATGCACAGCAACTTGCCTCTGGTGGATGGGTTGCTGTCATGGATGGTGATCGTGTCCCTTCAGGTGATTCAACAAGACGGTCTCTATTTGGTTACATGGGTTTTTTGGTAGCTGTTGCTCTGGTCACTTTTGTAGGTTTTGTAAAAGGTGCAATCAGTTGCTACATTCCTCCAAGTTTTTGGGTTCCTCTAACTAGGAGAAGTGAGTTATCTCGTATTTTACCTGTGCATCGCTTCAACCTGAAAATCCGTAGATATTCAACCAGTATTGGCAGGAATATCTCTGCTACCAAAGCAAGGCTCAGTGAGAAAACATGGTCAAACACACTATTCTTTTGTGTGATTGCTCTCATAGGTATTGTTAATGTCTGCATTGCTGTGCATTTCTTACTTGGTGGCAATGGCGCTGAAGAGGCATATACACATCAAGGGCAGCACTCTCAATTTACAATGGTCACAATGACATATGAAGCTCGACTCTGGAACCTGAAACTATTTGTTGAACACTACTCTAGATGTGAGTCAGTCAGAGAGATAGTTGTTGTCTGGAACAAAGGCAACCATCCTACCAGCGACGCCTTTGATTCAACAGTCCCTGTCAGAATACGTGTGGAAGAAATCAACTCCCTTAACAACCGATTTAGGGGTGACCCTTTGATAAAGACAAGGGCTGTCCTGGAACTGGATGATGATATCATGATGACTTGCAGTGATGTAGAGAAAGGATTCAAGGTATGGAGAGAACACCCTGAGAGGATGGTGGGCTTTTACCCTCGAATGATAGACGGTGATCCTTTGCAGTACAGGAATGAGCGATATGCTCGGGGCAAGAAGGGCTACAATTTGATCCTCACAGGTGCTGCTTTCATGGACAGTGAGTTCGCTTTCAGTAAATACTGGAGTCAAGAAGCTAAGGAAGGCAGAGACTATGTCCACAAGAACTTCAACTGCGAGGACTTGCTCATGAATTTTCTGTATGCAAATGCAAGCTCTTCGAGGACTGTGGAGTATGTTCACCCTGCTTGGGCTATCGACACTTCCAAGCTTTCTTCAGTTGCTATTAGCCGAGACACGCAGAAGCACTATGACATCAGAACGAAATGCTTGGCGAAGTTCGCCTCCATATATGGCCCTCTCCCCCAGAAATGGCTATTTGGCATGAGAGAGGATGGCTGGGACAAATAG
- the LOC4339462 gene encoding uncharacterized protein ycf36: MAAAPLSPPPPLHARLLLLPPLLPTMAGGSRGRRRGRGRRRFAVPPSRNGSSSQGTEWCPVPPEQLPVNEYESLAASLPFSWAAGDLTVYCSRLALTGAAFALFVGLPVASFGGRGGAGGDAVHLALGATGSGILAVTLAVVRMYLGWAYVGNRLLSATVEYEETGWYDGQIWVKTPEVLARDRLLGSFSVKPVLNRVKFTLVGLAVSLILCILLYANTENPKDPFENTVGRAIPGVYDDTSARSFEPDAFCGEPDLGDLS, translated from the exons ATGGCCGccgctcccctctcccctcctcctcccctccacgcgcgcctcctcctcctcccgcctctCCTCCCGACGATGGCCGGGGGCTcccgcggacggcggcgggggcgggggcgccgCCGGTTCGCGGTCCCGCCGTCGCGGAACGGGAGCTCGTCGCAGGGGACGGAGTGGTGCCCCGTGCCGCCGGAGCAGCTGCCGGTGAACGAGTACGAGTCGCTGGCGGCGTCGCTGCCCTTCTCGTGGGCGGCGGGGGACCTCACGGTCTACTGCTCCCGCCTCgcgctcaccggcgccgccttcGCGCTCTTCGTCGGCCTCCCCGTCGCGTCGTTCGGCGGCCGCGGaggggccggcggcgacgccgtgcaCCTCGCGCTCGGGGCCACCGGGTCCGGGATACTGGCCGTCACGCTCGCCGTGGTGCGGATGTACCTCGGGTGGGCGTACGTCGGCAACCGCCTCCTCAGCGCCACCGTGGAGT ATGAGGAAACGGGATGGTACGACGGGCAG ATATGGGTTAAAACCCCAGAAGTTTTGGCTCGTGATCGGCTTCTAGGTTCATTTTCT GTCAAGCCTGTGCTGAACAGAGTGAAATTTACCTTGGTGGGGCTGGCAGTGTCCCTGATTCTTTGCATTCTTCTCTACGCCAACACCGAAAACCCAAAGGATCCTTTTGAAAACACTGTCGGGCGTGCTATCCCTGGAGTGTACGATGATACTTCTGCAAGGTCATTCGAGCCTGATGCGTTCTGTGGAGAACCTGATCTCGGTGATCTGTCATAA
- the LOC4339461 gene encoding protein REVERSION-TO-ETHYLENE SENSITIVITY1 encodes MEVEAACGDGVVSSSNEMQELWPLGEVDQKGTRFPCCIVWTPLPVVSWLAPYIGHVGIAREDGTVMDFAGSNFVSVDDLAYGSAARYLQLDRRKCCFPANLAAHVCARSYEHSEAGTAISWDDALQSGARRFEHKCYNLFTCNSHSFVASCLNRLAYGGSVGWNVLNLAALVWLRGRWLGKMAVVRSLLPFAAVACVGVLMAGWSFLISMAAFSSLLLGWFVLGVYCFKGLVC; translated from the exons ATGGAGGTTGAAGCTGCTTGTGGTGATGGAGTAGTCAGTTCAAGCAATGAGATGCAGGAATTGTGGCCACTAGGTGAAGTAGACCAAAAGGGAACCAGGTTCCCTTGTTGCATTGTTTGGACACCTCTGCCAGTGGTTTCTTGGCTGGCTCCCTACATAGGTCATGTCGGGATTGCCCGGGAGGATGGAACTGTCATGGACTTTGCAGGTTCAAATTTTGTGAGTGTAGATGACCTTGCATATGGTTCTGCTGCGAGGTACCTCCAGCTCGACAGGAGAAAG TGCTGCTTCCCTGCCAACCTCGCGGCGCATGTGTGCGCGAGGTCCTACGAGCACTCGGAGGCCGGGACGGCGATCTCGTGGGACGACGCGCTGCAGTCCGGCGCGAGGCGGttcgagcacaagtgctacaaCCTCTTCACCTGCAACAGCCACTCCTTCGTGGCGAGCTGCCTGAACCGCCTCGCCTACGGCGGCTCCGTCGGCTGGAACGTCCTCAACCTGGCCGCCCTCGTGTGGCTGCGCGGCCGGTGGCTGGGCAAGATGGCCGTCGTCCGGTCGCtcctccccttcgccgccgtggCCTGCGTCGGCGTCCTCATGGCCGGCTGGTCCTTCCTCATCAGCATGGCGGcattctcctccctcctcctcggctGGTTCGTCCTCGGCGTCTACTGCTTCAAGGGCTTGGTCTGCTGA
- the NAP1;2 gene encoding nucleosome assembly protein 1-2, whose protein sequence is MSDGKDSLDLSGLGAAVPNAKELSAEDKANLVESIKNTLQGLAARHTDVLESLEPKVRKRVEVLREIQSQHDDLEAKFFEERAALEAKYQKMYEPLYSKRYEIVNGVVEVDGVTKEAADETPAEQKEEKGVPEFWLNAMKNHEILSEEIQERDEEALKYLKDIKWYRISEPKGFKLEFYFDTNPFFKNSVLTKTYHMIDEDEPILEKAIGTEIEWFPGKCLTQKVLKKKPKKGSKNTKPITKTENCESFFNFFSPPQVPDDDEEIDEDTAEQLQNQMEQDYDIGSTIRDKIIPHAVSWFTGEAAQDEDFEGIMDDEDDDDEDDDDDEDEDDEGDDEDDEDEKKGGRVPAGEGQQGERPAECKQQ, encoded by the exons ATGAGCGACGGCAAGGACTCCCTCGACCTCTccggcctcggcgccgccgtccccaaCGCCAAAG AGCTCAGCGCGGAGGACAAGGCCAACCTCGTGGAGTCGATTAAG AACACGCTGCAGGGATTGGCGGCGCGGCACACGGACGTGCTCGAGAGCCTCGAGCCCAAGGTCAGGAAGCGCGTGGAGGTGCTTAGGGAGATCCAG AGCCAACACGATGATCTAGAGGCGAAGTTCTTTGAGGAGAGAGCTGCACTTGAAGCTAAATATCAGAAGATGTATGAACCACTTTACTCCAAG CGTTATGAAATCGTGAATGGTGTGGTTGAGGTAGATGGTGTCACCAAAGAAGCTGCAGATGAAACCCCTGCAGAGCAGAAAG AGGAGAAGGGTGTACCAGAGTTCTGGCTTAATGCCATGAAGAACCATGAAATTCTGTCTGAGGAG ATCCAGGAGAGGGATGAGGAAGCTCTTAAGTACCTCAAGGACATCAAATGGTACAGAATTAGTGAGCCAAAGGGTTTCAAGCTTGAATTTTACTTCGATACTAATCCATTCTTCAAGAACTCGGTGCTTACCAAAACATACCACATGATTGATGAAGATGAACCAATTCTGGAGAAAGCCATTGG TACTGAAATTGAATGGTTCCCTGGGAAGTGTTTGACACAAAAGGTTCTcaagaagaaaccaaagaagGGCTCAAAGAACACTAAACCTATCACAAAAACTGAAAACTGTGAGAGCTTCTTTAACTTCTTCAGCCCACCTCAAGTtcctgatgatgatgaggaaaTTGATGAGGATACA GCTGAACAGTTGCAGAACCAAATGGAGCAAGATTATGACATTGG ATCTACCATCAGAGACAAGATCATTCCACATGCTGTTTCATGGTTTACTGGAGAGGCTGCTCAAGATGAGGACTTCGAAGGCATTatggatgatgaagatgatgacgatgaagatgacgacgatgatgaagatgaggatGACGAGGGTGATGATGAAGACGACGAGGATGAAAAG AAGGGCGGACGAGTTCCTGCAGGGGAAGGGCAGCAGGGAGAGCGACCTGCAGAATGCAAGCAACAGTAA